The stretch of DNA TGTTTTATTTATTCTTTTGATCGTAGAATTCAGTTTAATCGTCACTTTGGAACCTTTGCTAAAGCAAGTATTATAGTTGCAATTCCATTTATCCTATGGGACATTTATTTTACGAAAATAGGAGTCTGGTGGTTTAATGATGCTTATGTCATAGGATGGCGAATAGGAGGATTACCCATTGAGGAATGGTTATTTTTTATTTGTATTCCATTTTCTTGCGTTTTCACCTATTTCTGTTTGACGAAATTTTTCGATTTAAGTTTATTCAATGCATTTAATAACATAATTGTTTTCATCACAACCATAGTTTGTGCAGTTGTGGCATTGCTTTATTTTGATCGTACGTATACAATGGTTACTGCTATTGTAATGATCTGTTCAGTCATTTACTTTCATTTTATAGCAAAACAAGAATGGATTGGTCAAGCTTCCTTCATATTCTTTGTTTTAATGTTAGGTTTTTTCCCTGTTAATGGTATTTTAACTGGGTCAGGATTAGAATCTCCCATTGTTAATTACAATCCCAATGAATTTTTAAACCTTAGGATGGGTACTATTCCAATTGAAGATGCAGTCTATGGATATGCTCAATTTTTATGGAACATTTATTTCTTTACGAAATTCAAAAAATCAACGGAAAGGATTGAAAATGCGATAACTTCTTAATAAATACTATTTTTTTTGTAAATTATGGTTTAAACCATTAGTATGAAAAAATTATTAGTTGTCCTTACGATGGGCATTTTCTTACAAGCATGTATCGTTTCTACAGCGACTAAAGCGGTAACTACTGTAGCAAAAGCCAGTATTGGTGTTGTTAAAGGAACGGTGAAAGGAGTTAGTTGGGCGGTAAGCAAAGCGAATGGGAAAATTGACAAAGATCGATTGAATGGGACATGGAAACTGGTCGGAATTTATAACGGAAGTTTTGAAGAATATTCTAATGAACGTCAACCCAATGTATCATTTCAATCGTTTTGTAATGAAACTGAATCAATTTTAATTTTTAAATCCAAGAAAGATAAATTTCAGCCTTTGCATTGTGCTGATTCTAAAGAAAATTGGATAAAATATAAATTTGATTTTGGTAAAAATCCATCGACACGTGAAAAAGAAAATTACATTGAATACAATGGAAAAAATTACATCACAATTATTGATGTTTCCAATAAAAATTTAGTTTTAGAAGGATATCTAATAAATAACGATATACACTCAGGAAAAAAATTATATTTGTTCGAAAAGAAATAGTTTACAAAGTGATCCATACATTTACAGCCCATCTAGACTGGAAAAAGAAATCAGATTTCGAATTGAAATTGAACCGAAAAGCCATCAAAAATCATGTGATTGAAATTGAGCATAAAACTCCATTATCAATATCTGCAGCTAAATCTTTTAAGGGGGATCAAACACTTTATAATCCAGAAGACCTTTTACTTAGTAGTCTAGCATCTTGTCACATGATGTCTTATCTATATTGTTGTGATCGAAATCAAATTGAAGTTTTACATTATCACGATCATGCAGAAGCTATTTTAGAAGTATTTCCTGACGGAAGTGGTAAATTCATTAAAGCCATTTTAAATCCTACCGTTACAATTAAAGATGAAAAGAATTGGGCTAAAGCGATTGCCCTGCATTGCGAAGCACGTCAATTGTGTTTTATAGCTAATTCATGCAACTTTGAGATCGAGCATCACCCTATAATAGTCATTTAAAAAGCCTCTTAATAGAGGCTATTATTTTTGAAGTTTGTTTTTGTAAATTTTTCCATTTTTCATGATAAGCAAGAATTTCGATTCGGGTTGCGTTAATAATTCCAGATGCTCTAATGGATTTCCATCAACAAGAATCAGATCTGCAACCGCATTTTCTTTAATCACTCCCATTAGTCCAGGGTATGGACTTCTAAGACCTGAGAGCTGAAGCAATTCGGCATTATCTTTCGTAATCATTTTTAATATTTCTGCATTCGTAAACCATTTTTTTAATCGTAAGATATAGGTATTTTGATCTTTATTCATTTCTGGTTCAAACAAAAAATCAGTTCCCCATGCGAGTTTTACACCCATTTTTTTAGCTAATGGTCAAACTTTTTCTTGTCCTTCTAAAACAGGTTGACGTATCTCTTTTCTTAATTCGTCCATATGTTCATGATTGTCCATTAAGTTTTGTAAACTCAACCATATCCCTTTATTTGCCATAATTTGTAAGATTTCTTCGTCTAGCATTTGACCATGTTCTATCGACTTTACACCAGCCTCAATTGCGCGTTGCACTGCACGTGGAGTATAGGCATGTACCATAACATATGATCCCCAATCTTCTGCAGCTTCAACAGCAGC from Faecalibacter sp. LW9 encodes:
- a CDS encoding OsmC family protein, whose amino-acid sequence is MIHTFTAHLDWKKKSDFELKLNRKAIKNHVIEIEHKTPLSISAAKSFKGDQTLYNPEDLLLSSLASCHMMSYLYCCDRNQIEVLHYHDHAEAILEVFPDGSGKFIKAILNPTVTIKDEKNWAKAIALHCEARQLCFIANSCNFEIEHHPIIVI
- a CDS encoding lycopene cyclase domain-containing protein, with product MQPYTYLLINFFTIIICFIYSFDRRIQFNRHFGTFAKASIIVAIPFILWDIYFTKIGVWWFNDAYVIGWRIGGLPIEEWLFFICIPFSCVFTYFCLTKFFDLSLFNAFNNIIVFITTIVCAVVALLYFDRTYTMVTAIVMICSVIYFHFIAKQEWIGQASFIFFVLMLGFFPVNGILTGSGLESPIVNYNPNEFLNLRMGTIPIEDAVYGYAQFLWNIYFFTKFKKSTERIENAITS